Within the Vanacampus margaritifer isolate UIUO_Vmar chromosome 8, RoL_Vmar_1.0, whole genome shotgun sequence genome, the region ttttgttgcttatttattgtttgtagcCTATTTAACTTtcaataaaatgaacaaaaatattttttttcgctTGATAATTGTTGCTATTTGCAGTCAGTAGAGGGCAATACTTAGTTCACCAAGTCATTTATCAAAATGTATGCTAAATTTgtcgtaaatatttaaaaggaaagATAAAGTCAAAAGAGccgtttgagagccaaaaagagccggctcttttcACTACGCCGGTCCAAATGAACCGGCTCACCCAAAAGAGCCAAAAATCCCATCACAATTTTGTTGTCTTGTTGTACACCACCAATGTTAAAGGAAGTTCACCCTACCATGTGCCTCGTATAACCTATGTTGTGATTAATCACTTCATGGAAGAGAAAAGAAAGGGTAGAGAACACATCTGAATACAGCGCAACATACCAAATAATGCAAACACCTTCACATTCACTTTCTGGGAAATTAATTCAATAACCCAAGCTGTTGCCTGTCAAATTCTTGTAACACATGACTTTGTACACTGGAAGTCTCTGACCACCCTCTAAAAGTCATCTAAAACAAATTGACTAAATGAGTGCTGTTTCCAGACGTAGCAATTTCTCAACCTTGCTTAATGTGCACATTGACATGGACCTCCCATGATCAAAGCGAGTTCGTCCCTGTTTCCTGTTGCAGGTAGTCATGTGGCTAGGGCGCTAGAGAGACCACTATTCACACTTTACAGGGGCAAGATTCACATGTTAACCTTACATGAACTCTTATGAATTGAGAATGAGCCAGTGGCTGATCATCCAGTTTCTTTTATTGgcaatttttgattaaaaaaaaaaaaaaagtcttattttgtTTGTAGATCCCACACTATAACCAACTTAtagaaacagaagaaaaaatgaaaacaaaaaagatttatttaaattatcatGACTTGTCATTATGTGTCACCTCTAGCCGTTGTTAATTTTGACTCTTGACCAGCCAACCTACAAGCCTAGtcttgagtatttatttaagctaacattttatttaattattttttttttttactacaaccAGTAGAATTTGAGAAACCGGTGTAATAACTGgaagattcttcttcttctgcttcttgttattattattattattattattgagtaGTAGTATTCTGTACCAGAATGAATCACGTTCAAGTTTACCAAACAGTATTTAACGTGATACATTGTAGTTCTAAATTTCTAGAAGGACTTattcaaaacataaaaagtaTTCATAAGTGTTGTGAACTCAAACCTAAATTGATTGAtttcttaaagtagcactaaggaacttttcagccGTTATAAATTATtgtcataactcttctgatgaaacgttgacttaaaactagttgaatggtacctttgccatgacctgatggggtctgtatcatttttactgttactaagcaactttgaggaggatggtagagacactgccacacaaaaaactacaaatgtgctgactgctttatggcatacttCGACTTtacccatttgttacaaagacggaagtcaatttgaatgttgacgcacgattactgctttcctggcagaaccTGCAAAACagctgaaaagttttgtctgagaagacaaaaaagaaaaaaggaaaagggaagctacttggataaaaggacagtcaaggatcaacactGACTCGCTGGCATTAGCTCAAAAACGACGCACTGTTCTTGTCCTCATggaaaatgtggtcttccttcaggcataagattaccgcttttgtccatatggtgccaccataatcaacataaactgaaattTCTTAAATTCCTTAgctttaagtttttatttttcaaacctGGCTCTGATTATGTTCATCTGCAGTACATAGTGTCAGCTCTGGAGGACCGTTTATGGCCGCTGATCCAAGCTGAGCTCTCGGTACTTGTGGATGTCCTTCATCGTCCTGAGTTGCTCTTTCATGAGAACACAGAAGCTCGCGAGAAATGTGAAACTGGAGGATTTATATCCAAGTATGAAAtgacaatatactgtatgttatttattcatattgaaGAAGATGCTTCTCTTTTAAAAAGGGAAATTAATTTGGTAAATATACTCAATGTTAGCGTTCAAAAACCTGACTGTGTTTAACCTGATATGCTTTGAACCCATTAACCAGTTCTCACATGATACGCACACTTGGCTACGCTGTTCAGCCTGATACAAGCTCAGACTggattaaagacaaactggcagGGCACGTGGAGCTGATGCTGTTACTAGGATTACCCTAACTCTTGGCCTTTTACAGCCCTTTAAAGCGTCAATTCTAACATGGCTAGAAAATTCTGAACTCATATGCCCTTTGATGATTTAGGGAGACGAACCTGTATTTTAGTTtagattttaaacaaaaaataagattAATTATACTGTATACCCAATAGTGctttatccattttttttagcatcaCTATTTTTTCATATCTTTCCGAGGCTATAAAATAAGATGATAGCTCTTCGACTTGCGGCTACCAAATCTGTTTTAATAGCGCCAATCAACTACCTTTGTACGTGGCATACAGTACGTGGCTAACAGCCCAATGTACTGAATGTTCTGCCTTTCCCGAGAAGATCACATTGCAGCGGTCCCAacttgatattgtggagaactcacttgagtgaatcacaattatcaatctggctattgccaggttactaATCATCACAGCATGCTGAAATGCCGCAGGAACATACgagcatgcatatatatatatatatatatatatatggatggatggattgcaggattgcagtttaaattgtgcctTGTAAGCATGTCTCGACATTAAGTTGATGTCATTTACGGAGTTCGCGTGGGGTCCATACGGGGTAAATGAAATGAACTCCAGTAGACATGAGGTCACACTGTAGTCTGTCGTTATATTTGATCTCTCTTTATTCACTTTCTTTCTCCACATATGAATACATACAGCAACAACTCTCTTCTGACCAAATACACTAAACTACCGGTAAAATAAAACACTGTTGGGgatttattcaaaattaaaGGCATATTGAACCAGTATGGCTACCACAGCATCTTGCAGCGGCATGCTATTCCATCCTGTTTGCGTTTAGTTGGaccatcatttatttttcaacaggACAATGACCCAAACATACCTCCAGTCGGTGTAATTGCTATTTGACCAAGAAGGAGAGTGATGACCTGGCCTCCACAGTCACCGGACCTGAACCCAATTGAGATGGTTTGGGGTGAACTGGACAACAGAGTGAATGCAAAAGGGCCAACAAGTGCTAAGCATCTCTGGGAACGCCTTCAAGACTGTTGGAAGaccatttcaggtgactaccttaCACTTTTTTGTTAAGTATATAATTCCACGTGCtaattcatagttttgatgccttcagtgtgAATCTACAACTttcatagtcatgaaaataaagaaaactctttgaatgagaaggtgtgtgcAAACTTTTGgtctgtactgtatgttttggcGGTATGGTAGACAACtcagctaaataaataaataaataaaaactatgttTTTTGCAATACCTTCACgtatataacaaaaaacatgttttcatgatTTATGTATGATTCATTTGAAGTTTTCTGGTCACATTTTAATTACAAGTAAtgcaaaatgatgattttgttaTGGTTTCACTTGTGAGTATGTAGCAGGGGATTCTCCTTATCACAGTAGCCAGACAGCGTGGGTATGTTTCCATTGCAAAATTATGTATACTCATGACCAGTGTCCATAAGGAAGTGAATAAAAGCAGGTTcccttttttggttgttgttgtgagTGGGTGTTACAGGGATGCTGAGTGTGACTCGACgcccttttttgtttgtcatagCTGACTAATGTCAAGATGGGTGGGACCATGTGTAGTGTCTATGCAgtgttttctcattttttgtgtttcattaTCTTCTGTTagatacagtacaggccaaaaaggtttagaccaggggtgtccaaactttttgcaAAAAGGGCCAGATTTGTTGAGGCGAAAATGTGAGGGGACTGACCTATGGAGTTAAAATCATGCCAAAACCCTACAAACGCACAAAACATGATTTACTCAcactagggatgcaccgaaattaaATTGGTTGGctaaaaccgaaaatgaaaaatgcttggccgaaaaccaatttttttttttactatcattgcatttattataatgaattaaaattataatattattatcaaatatttatttagcactggcatttgaaccaagcacataaatacaaattaactaaatacatttgttcgcactgACTGCAATgccacacacagcgtcctgtacaggacAGGTCTGtagccacccggagatagcggtaagtgtttccctgtttaaaactgttgatagcaatagtgctagcattagctaaagtatttagcaagGCCACCGGGATGCTGGTGAAAAAGTGAAAGCGTTTgaggggctcttataaaaaaaaaaagggggaaggcgctgcaggagaaaaattggctcacctgtactgcagtacacggcagttctgtcttattttgaaacgcCATCTTTTTTCAAGTTCGCCAAGCCAAACCAACACAACTGCATTTTCCAACGGACACCACGAATACCTAAGCTTGTCACAATGTGCAGTCAGCAGGTGAGTTTGTAGTCGTTGCTTGTGAAAAATCAAATGTTAACTAAACTCCAGAAATGTCTTTAGCATGCTGGCTTATCCCGGCTGTCTTCAGCCAACATAGGGAAGGCAATTGAGAGAAGATTCTTGTTTCCACCCCTCCCAATTTTAATCACAAGGGAGAGAGAATGAGGAACACCGGAATAgagcaaaacacatttttattgtccATGTGACTATATAAATGTAGAGACAACAAAAGTCTAGAGTTACATCATATAGAACACATAGTGGGGCTTGCAAAGTTTAGTGAAAAGCTCAACAAGTGAAGCGTTGCATCTTTGTAGATTCTGCTGCTAATTAGGGAGAACACATGCTCAAAGCTGTCTACATGCATACACTTACGCATATTAATCAATTACACCCTTACACGTTTAGGAAATCCTTTGTAGCAAAATAACAGGATTGATCTCAATTATTGGAGGATAAACAAAGataataacttttaatcttTCCATGGTGGAGTTGCTttaatttttattgtgtttagcCTAATCCAAAACTGCTGCTGCGGGAAAACAAATCTGTTGGCTGTTGCATATGCGTCAACTCCAATTTCATTGTGACATGTTTAACAGTGACAATAAAGCTGTTCTGAATCTGAACATTTTTCATACATTGATATTATTCACTAGCTTCAGGAGAGGACCTCTGTCATGTTTGTGGCGGAAGTGTATGCCTGGGGATGAGTTCACTATGCTTAAAACGCACTAGAAGTGCAGCGCTCTAACATAATTCTAAACGTGCCAAGTCGCGAAGGTGGTTATACAAATGAAAAAGCGGTGCTTACTGCTTAAAAAGCCGTTTAAACCTAATGGATCAAATATCGTTGCCGAGGTGATAGTACAATCGAGGAAAATGGCTTTGCTGTGCTAAATAGTCAGGTGAGCATAGCTCCCGGTTTCATCAACTTGAAAACCTGCGTAGAGTGTTTTATCAAACTGCTGTGAGATAGTACCGTAGTGTTTCAGCTTTTCTTCAGAGACACCGTAGAAGGACAAAGTGCCACCAGGACAGTCCAGATAAATTCCAAGCTTTTGCACGCCCGGAGCATAAGTTCTCCAGTTCAGAagaggaaaaatatatttgaagacTATTTCTAATAGATAGGAATTTGCAGCAAATATTCCCCAGGAAGTATTGAAATCTGTGAAATATTGTTTAGTCCATCCGCACTCTGAATAGGCCTTCGGAGTTGACGTGTATGCGACAGCAAAACAAATTCTACCCCTAAACTCAACCTCCCAATAATGACGAGCAGTTAGCGGCTCTTTGCATAGAACTTGCTTAAAATCAATAAACCTTTCTGAGTTATTAGGATACGACTTGACACTGCCAAAGGTCACTTTCTTTTTATCTTGTGACAGAGTGAGATGTTTGTTGACAGTGCTTTCATCCAGCGTGAGATCAGTAGCATCTGATGGatagacaaaaaataaacatgttacaGATCACAGCTGGTATCATTTGACAATTTGGAAGTGTGAATAGCAACACAAAAAGGAACTTACACCAGATGAGGTGCTTTCTCTCTGTGATCGTCTTTACCGATGGGACGGATGGCTTTGTGAAGCTGTCAGTGAGAAGGCTGTAATCTTTGTAATGGTAGATGGAACATCCCTTGTATTTCTTATTTGGCATAGCTGTTATAAGGAACCTGACACTCTTGCTACGTTTAAAAAGTTTGGCATATGTAATGAACTCTTGGGctttttctctcattttggTGAAGACGTCAGTCGTGATAGCCGTGTATTCTGTATCAGTTCCTCCAGCCTGGAATGTTTCCAGGTACTTAGCCATAGAATTAAGGCAGGGGTCCTTCGGGTCCAAGTCGGTGAAAACATAGCAAAGAACATCTGTGGCACCTGGAGAAAGAATCACTTTAtccaattctgactttgtgtgcACGATCTGAGCGTCTGTCTGCTCCAGCATCATGTTAACACAGGCCTCAATGATATTGATGTCTCGTTCCTTGTTCTCCAACCACCTGTCTAGGTGTGCTTTGCTGAATGGAGAATTTTCTcgctcatttaaaaatgttgttaaCGCGCTCTCATTCTGTTTGCCATCACGAATGCAAGGGAGATCTTTGGCTAGCCGCTGTGTGACTGCAGCTTTGTAATAAGAACAAAGTTTTTGGAAACTGCTCAGACCCTTGCGAATTGGGGGAAAATTCTTTGCTGCACTGCTAAACAAACTGTCGTTGCATCTCATATACACTTGATTTTCATCTTCTACAGTATCTTGAATTTTCCTCGATAGTGAGATGCTGAGGTCTTTGATCAGCAATGGAGCTTTCTGGTACAGTGCTTGCAGAGGATACAGCCAGACAGTCAGAGGAGCATAATTGTCCTTATCTCCCAATAGTGTTGGGAGATCAGTGTAAGTTTCCACAGCTTGGACAAACGTGGAAGGGTTTTTTTCAAGAATGAGGTCTCCATAGAATGTGCAGCCGAACTGATTTGTCAGCTTTTGCTCCTCATCAGTCAGTTGTATTTTAGCACTTCCTTCAATTTCAAATGTAGGAATCTTCTTGATTACAGCTTGCATGCTACCCTGGATATCTTGAACACTGCTGGCATCCACCTTCTGACTGTCGAACACAAAGACCGCATTTGCCCCATAAAGGATACCTGTGACCAAATGTGTTGCTGTGCCGTTCTCAATCACTTGCTTTTGTTGGCTGTTTAGTGGCCCAAGAGCAGGAAGAGAAAGCTGCTTAAAGACGGTGGTAGCTTTGTACTGAAAAGTTACCCTGCTCTGGTTCTTGAATTTCTTCTTGTTATTCAAGTACTTGGCAGATCCTCCAACTTCAACCAACCCACCTAACCAACTTACATTCAGAGAAGCTTCAATGTCCATCAGAGAAGACTTTGATTCAATGGTGTCAGAGGCTGTCATCTTAAAGGAACTGCTTTTTTGAGCCGTTTCACTGGTCTGGCTATCTAGACTGTCTCTATCCCACAGAGTGAAACCTTCAGGAATAGACAAAGATATGTAAGAACCTCGACAATCAATCCCAAAATAGCAATAATGACGACTGTTGCAGCAATTTGTACCTGGGATCAGTGCATCTTTGCGAGCATCATAGAGCATCCCCAAGGTGAAGGGCTGACCCAGAGCAGACAATTGCAAGGGTTTTGTATCACTTGAAGACATGCTGAGTACCTGGCAGGCAAACAATAAAACGTTTCATTGTAACATTAAAGCTGTCCAACCATCCAATATTAGTGTTCTCTCTGATTTCTCCTGTAGTCAACACACAATTCATACCACTGCTGAGTTAGCACTCACCTGACCAAGGTGTGACGAGCGGCTGAGTTGTTTGAGAGTCTTTTGGGCTTCTAACCGGAGATGCCAGCGTGATCGTCAGTGAGATGGCCAGCCCATTTATAGTTAGAATTGCCTGGTCTTTTgcatatgttttctttttgcataTGTTCAGTTTGTTGAacaatgtcattattatttgtatatatttccaTATTAAACGTGTTCAAGTTAGTTACGGTTTCTAATTTTATTAACAAATAACCGTAGCACCAACATACTCTGAGCCGGACATGTTGCGCTTTGTTGAGTTGGTTATCTACCTCTAAGAATGTTCATTGATACCTGGAATTTTGGAAAGCAGTGGTCAAGCagataattaagtaaataaTGGCAGTCACACTTACGACAGCAGTTATTTCATGTTATCCTTGACAGCTCTAGGCAAATGACCTCCTCTTGAATGTTATGCACAGGAAGGCTTCAAATGATGAATGTTGAGCGAGTAAAGGTGTGGTTGTATGTATAAGGCCCACAAAGGGGTTTAATTCGGCCCATGAGATGATCTAAAAATATGAGTAAAAAATTTGAGTAACATTCGACCAAGACgggccaaaatcaaaacat harbors:
- the LOC144056600 gene encoding stonustoxin subunit alpha-like, which translates into the protein MGLVVYRNLFEVVEQFDIRVASSGDGGQVGRPLLELFVKAVKTALFADLLGVLSMSSSDTKPLQLSALGQPFTLGMLYDARKDALIPGFTLWDRDSLDSQTSETAQKSSSFKMTASDTIESKSSLMDIEASLNVSWLGGLVEVGGSAKYLNNKKKFKNQSRVTFQYKATTVFKQLSLPALGPLNSQQKQVIENGTATHLVTGILYGANAVFVFDSQKVDASSVQDIQGSMQAVIKKIPTFEIEGSAKIQLTDEEQKLTNQFGCTFYGDLILEKNPSTFVQAVETYTDLPTLLGDKDNYAPLTVWLYPLQALYQKAPLLIKDLSISLSRKIQDTVEDENQVYMRCNDSLFSSAAKNFPPIRKGLSSFQKLCSYYKAAVTQRLAKDLPCIRDGKQNESALTTFLNERENSPFSKAHLDRWLENKERDINIIEACVNMMLEQTDAQIVHTKSELDKVILSPGATDVLCYVFTDLDPKDPCLNSMAKYLETFQAGGTDTEYTAITTDVFTKMREKAQEFITYAKLFKRSKSVRFLITAMPNKKYKGCSIYHYKDYSLLTDSFTKPSVPSVKTITERKHLIWYATDLTLDESTVNKHLTLSQDKKKVTFGSVKSYPNNSERFIDFKQVLCKEPLTARHYWEVEFRGRICFAVAYTSTPKAYSECGWTKQYFTDFNTSWGIFAANSYLLEIVFKYIFPLLNWRTYAPGVQKLGIYLDCPGGTLSFYGVSEEKLKHYGTISQQFDKTLYAGFQVDETGSYAHLTI